One segment of Onychomys torridus chromosome 3, mOncTor1.1, whole genome shotgun sequence DNA contains the following:
- the Trh gene encoding thyrotropin releasing hormone, whose product MPGPRLLLALALIFTLTGIQESCGLPEAAQEEGAVTPGLGNVQMWPERRFLRKDLQRVRGDLGAALDSWISKRQHPGKREEEEEIEAEERGDLGEGGAWSPHKRQHPGRRANQDKYSMVDMMEDSDWVPQSRLPHFFLDSWSLGIPQVKRQHPGRRSFPWLESDVTKRQHPGRRFIDPKFQTSWEEREEEGVPMPEKRQHPGKRAVGHPCEPQGTCGQTGLLQLLGDLSRDQDTLEKQSPQLEAWDGEPLLED is encoded by the exons ATGCCGGGCCCTAGGCTGCTGCTGGCTCTGGCTTTGATCTTCACCCTAACTGGTATCCAGGAATCCTGCGGCTTGCCGGAGGCAGCCCAGGAGGAGGGTGCAGTGACTCCTGGTCTGGGGAACGTCCAGATGTGGCCAGAACGTCGATTCTTGAGGAAAGACCTCCAGCGGGTGCGAGGGGACCTGGGTGCAGCCTTAG actCCTGGATCTCGAAGCGCCAGCATCCGGgcaaaagggaggaggaagaagaaattgaAGCTGAAGAGAGGGGGGACTTGGGAGAAGGGGGAGCCTGGAGTCCCCATAAACGACAGCACCCCGGCCGCCGTGCCAACCAGGACAAGTATTCAATGGTAGACATGATGGAAGACAGTGACTGGGTGCCACAGTCCAGGTTGCCACATTTCTTTCTGGATTCCTGGTCCTTAGGTATTCCCCAAGTCAAGCGGCAGCACCCCGGCCGGAGATCTTTCCCCTGGTTGGAGTCTGATGTCACCAAGAGGCAGCATCCAGGCCGGAGGTTCATAGATCCCAAGTTTCAAACaagctgggaagaaagagaggaagagggtgtCCCAATGCCTGAGAAACGCCAGCATCCTGGCAAGAGGGCAGTGGGTCACCCTTGTGAACCCCAGGGGACTTGTGGCCAAACAGGCCTGCTCCAGCTCCTAGGTGACCTGAGCAGGGATCAGGATACCCTGGAGAAGCAAAGTCCACAGTTGGAAGCCTGGGACGGGGAACCTCTGTTGGAAGATTAA